A single region of the Bicyclus anynana chromosome 14, ilBicAnyn1.1, whole genome shotgun sequence genome encodes:
- the LOC112051826 gene encoding acyl-CoA Delta(11) desaturase-like gives MPPLVDPTPSGVLFESDTQTPDLGLEKDVSVLKNATPRKYEYVWFNIFWFLFLHIGSLYGIYLALTSAKWQTNVFAFAIHLMCAIGIGAGSHRLWTHRSYKARTPLRTVLMIWQTMGFQDCIFEWARDHRTHHKYADTDADPHNAERGLFYSHMGWLCVKKLPEVVEGGKRIDLTDLYEDPVVMFQKKHYMKMMPVLCFLLPTVIPVYYWNETWLNAFLIPTILRYTIGINVVWSVNSFAHVFGYRPYDKSLNPRENIAVWMICVEGFHNFHHTFPWDYRATEHPLLNMLTPTIMFIDAMAKIGQAYDLKMVTPDIIKQRSQRTGDGTHHLWGWDDPEFTEKLKARYSTIDHPELKDA, from the exons atgcCTCCATTAGTAGATCCAACGCCCAGTGGAGTGCTGTTTGAATCTGATACCCAAACTCCAGACTTGGGGTTAGAGAAAGATGTGTCAGTGCTAAAGAACGCGACGCCGAGGAAATACGAATATGTCTGGTTCAATATCTTCTGGTTTCTATTCCTCCACATTGGCTCTCTGTACGGCATCTACTTGGCTTTGACGTCAGCGAAATGGCAGACCAATGTGTTCG CGTTCGCTATCCATCTGATGTGCGCTATCGGCATCGGAGCCGGATCCCACAGACTGTGGACACATCGGAGTTATAAAGCAAGGACGCCTCTTCGTACAGTGCTGATGATATGGCAAACTATGGGCTTCCAG GACTGCATATTCGAGTGGGCCCGGGACCACAGAACGCACCACAAATACGCGGACACAGACGCTGACCCCCACAACGCCGAGCGAGGCTTGTTCTACTCCCACATGGGCTGGCTCTGCGTGAAGAAGCTACCAGAAGTCGTCGAGGGTGGAAAGCGAATCGATCTCACCGACCTGTACGAAGATCCAGTTGTGATGTTCCAGAAAAA GCATTACATGAAGATGATGCCGGTACTGTGCTTCTTGTTACCAACGGTTATCCCCGTCTATTACTGGAATGAAACGTGGCTCAATGCATTCCTGATACCCACTATTCTGCGATACACGATTGGCATCAACGTTGTGTGGAGCGTTAACAGCTTTGCTCACGTCTTCGGATACAGACCCTATGACAA GTCATTGAACCCCCGGGAGAACATCGCCGTGTGGATGATATGTGTGGAGGGCTTCCACAACTTCCACCACACGTTCCCGTGGGACTACCGCGCGACTGAGCACCCGCTGCTCAACATGCTTACTCCCACCATCATGTTCATTGATGCTATGGCTAAG ATTGGACAAGCGTATGATCTGAAGATGGTCACTCCAGATATTATAAAGCAAAGGTCACAAAGGACGGGCGACGGAACACATCATCTCTGGGGTTGGGACGACCCGGAGTTTACTGAAAAATTGAAGGCACGTTACAGCACCATCGATCACCCCGAACTGAAGGATGCCTAG